ATACGAGCTTTACTAGCTCTAATTGATTTTATTTCAGTACCCGTTAGTTGAATTCCGGCCACGTACGTGTCTAAAATTTCATACTCAAAACGAGCCTTTTTGTTCCTTATGTTAATCTTTGGTTGCATTACTACAAAATTAACTAAAATTGGAAGATTAAAAAGATTAAAGCTTTAAAATAATTATTGGCATGGGAATAAGATTCTAATTTTTTAAAAAATAATTAAATTATTCTGGAATAATAGCTAACTCTTTTTTTCCTGTATTTAAATTATTCTAAATATTAACCTTATGTTTACTTTGAAAAGGTAGTCTTATATAGACCATAACAAGTAATAATGCCCCAAACAAAATTGATGAAAACGACAGCCCAAGCAGAATAATATAACCCATTGATTACAAACAATACACTACCTATTATATTATACCAATGAAAAATTTTCTGAGTAGCCTGCCATTTTCCTTGTATGAGCATAAAATAAGACCATAAAAAACAAAAGGTACCTAACCAACCTAAGGATTCAAAGAATACTTTCATTCGTTAGTATATTTAAAAAGACTTAAGCAGTGCTTAATATAAATAGTTAGTTGTTTTTGATGAGCTTCATTATTTAAGTCGAACATTCCCATATAATAATAGGACCCATCGATGAGGGCAAAGATTATTTCCGAAAGATTTTTTATATCATTATTATATATAACCTTATTGTCGTAAGCTTCTATTAGCTTTGAATTTAATACACTATGTAATTGTAATAAATAGTGTTTAAAACTGTCGTTAAATGCTTTATTTCTATATATTAAGGCATAGCAACTATAAAAGACTCCATCGTCAAAATATTGGTTCCATTTTCTAGAAAATAAATTATTAATGAGACTTTCTAAATCTGATTTACACTTTATAATTTTGCTGTTGCTCGATGTCATTACATGTAGATGTTGATTTAAAATATATTCATTTAAACCAATTAGTAATTCATCTTTCGTATTAAAATAGTGCATCACAAGTCCATTACTTATTCCCATTGCATCAGCCACTTTTGCTATAGAGGCATTTTCCAATCCGTTCTTTTTAGCGACTAAATAGAAGGATTTAATAATTTCAAGTTTTCTAGTTTCACCTAATTTTTTTCTGCCCATGCCTATATATTTATTTCAATAATAAGTATTGAAATACAATGTTAATACTTTTTTTTAATACAAATAAATAAACCGAACGTTCATTCAATTTATTTTAATGTTTTCATAACTTAAAGTTAAAGATTTATTAATTGAGTGTTCAGTCAATTAATTTTTATTTGTCATGTAACTATTTAACCAATT
The nucleotide sequence above comes from Aureibaculum algae. Encoded proteins:
- a CDS encoding CBU_0592 family membrane protein; protein product: MKVFFESLGWLGTFCFLWSYFMLIQGKWQATQKIFHWYNIIGSVLFVINGLYYSAWAVVFINFVWGIITCYGLYKTTFSK
- a CDS encoding TetR family transcriptional regulator, which encodes MGRKKLGETRKLEIIKSFYLVAKKNGLENASIAKVADAMGISNGLVMHYFNTKDELLIGLNEYILNQHLHVMTSSNSKIIKCKSDLESLINNLFSRKWNQYFDDGVFYSCYALIYRNKAFNDSFKHYLLQLHSVLNSKLIEAYDNKVIYNNDIKNLSEIIFALIDGSYYYMGMFDLNNEAHQKQLTIYIKHCLSLFKYTNE